ATGGTTCAATTGCAATCCAACTCCTATACTGCACCGACGCGCCAACCCCCCAAAGTTGAATGGATTCGTTTACCCGAAGATTACCCAATACCTGATGACCCTGTGGAAAGTATTCTGCAACCATTCCTTGCCGCCGCTTTAACAGAATCCCTTGATTTAGCAGGTCTGGTTCAGCCAGAGATTATGATTGCCTCCAATATGGCGATCGCCGTCCGTATCGATGGCAAAACGGTTCTTAAAGCGCCAGATTGGTTCTTTGTCAGTCAGGCAGCACCGTTACCTGATATGGAAATTCGTCGTCGCTACACGCCTCACCGTGATGGCAAAGTTCCAGAAATTGTGATGGAATTTCTATCTGAAGAAGACACCGCCGAATATTCGATTCGACCGGCTTTTCCCTATGGCAAGATGTGGTTTTATGAGCGCATCCTTCAAGCTCCGATTTATGTAATCTTTGATCCAGCCACAGCAAATTTAGAAGTACGCCAGCTCAATACTGAGGGCATTTACGAAAAACAAGAGCCGAACCAAGCGGGACGCTATTTCCTTGAACCACTGAATTTAGAGTTGGGGATTTGGCAAGGCAAACGCTTGGAACAAGAGGCATTCTGGTTGCGGTGGTGGCAACCTGATGGTGAATTATTGCTTTGGGGTGCAGAAAAAATTGCGCTGGAACAACAACGATTGGAACAGGAACGACAACGGGCTGATCAAGCAGAAGACAAATTAATAAAACTCAAGCGATTTTTGACAGAGCAAGGCTTAGAAATACCTGAATAAAAGCTTTTTACCTTGGAAAGTTTTTAGGGAAGTGTCACACTAAAAAACAGTTGTATTAGACGAAAAAAATAGTATGAAAATTCAAGGGATTGCCCAAGCGGCGGCGGATTGGTCTGGGGATGCGATCGCCCTCGGCTTTTTTAGCAGTGAAGAAGTCATTAGTCTGCCAGAATCTTTGGGGGCGCTAGATCGTAAATTATCTGGTGCTGTAGCCGAAATTTTGGCTGAAACAGAGTTTAAGGGTAAATCCGGTAGCACTTCTCTCAATCGTATTGGGGGCAGTGCGGCAATTAAAAAAGTATTATTGGTTGGTCTCGGTGATGAAGACAAATGGGACAGCAAAGCAGTTCGTTCCACAGCGGCGGCGATCGCCCATGCTGTGAAGTCTGACAAAAAGATTGCAACCTTGGCTGTTAATCTTCCTGTGTCAGAAGATGCGGCAACGACAGCCCAGATGATTACCGAAGGAATTACCTTGGGACTCTATACCGACAACCGTTACAAGTCCGGTGATGATATCGAAGAACCTGCCCTTGAAACTGTAGACATTCTCGAAATCGGTGACCAAAGTGCGGCGATCGCCCTCGGCACTACCCTGTGCGAAGGTACAATTCATGCCCGTGAATTAGTGAATTCTCCTGCCAATGTCATTAATCCTGTAACCCTTGTGGCATCGGTCAAAGAACTGGCTGACGAATATGGCCTTGAGTTGACTGTATTGGGGCAAGCGGAATGTGAAGCGCAGAATATGGGAGCTTACCTTGGCGTGGCAGAGGCAACGGATCATCCCCCCCAATTTATTCACCTTGTTTACAAACCCGAAGGTACTCCCCGCAAAAAAGTGGCGATCGTCGGTAAAGGTCTAACCTTCGATTCCGGTGGCTACAATATCAAACCCTCTGGCCCCAGCATCGCCATGATGAAAATGGACATGGGTGGCGCGGCTGCAACCTTTGGCGCTGCCAAGGCGATCGCCGCACTAAAGCCCGATGTGGAAGTTCATTTTATTAGTGCCGCTACCGAAAACATGATTAGTGGCAGTGGTTTGCGCCCCGGTGATATCCTCACAGCCTCTAACGGCAAAACCATTGAGGTCAACAATACCGACGCAGAAGGTCGTTTAACCCTAGCCGACGCATTGGTTTACGCCGAAAAACTTGATGTCGAGGCGATCGTCGACATTGCCACCCTAACCGGAGCCTGTGTCATTGCCCTTGGCGACGATATCTGTGGCCTATGGGGTGACGATGAGCTAGCCGATGCCATTACTGCCGCGTCCGATAAAGCCGGTGAAAAATTCTGGAAGATGCCCCTCGAATCCGCATACTTTGAAAGCCTTAAATCTCCCATCGCCGATATGAAAAATACTGGTGCACGGGCTGGCGGTTCCATCTCCGCCGCTTTATTTCTTAAGGAATTTATCAATGACACACCTTGGGTGCACCTCGATATCGCAGGGCCTGCCTGGTCTGAAAAAGAAGCCGATATCTACAGCAAAGGTGGTACAGGTTTCCCCGTTCGTACCCTTGTCCATTGGGTTTTGAGCTAGTGTATCGATTGTGAGTTTAAAACTTAAATATTTGAGGGGGAAATGTGACTGATTTATACATCATCATTTGCCCCTTTATTTCTGTGCCCAAGTTAAATATTATGGCGATTAATACAGGCAAGAAAATTTTCAAAACCAACAATTTTTACGAGATTTTCATCAGTAATCCATCGAGATAGCTCTCCTGATAAATACCACTCCCTTAATGTCCAACCAGTTGTCCCTAAGCGATGATTATCCTCCGTACCACCGAGAACTAAATAAGCAGATTGATAACCGTACTGTTTACAGGCACGAGCAAGCATGATTACTTCAAAGGGGATTTTTTCCTCAGCTGTGCCATTGGCTTGTTGCCATTTTTTTGATACTAAAATTTTAGAGCGATCGCCTTTATAAATAACTAGGTCAACAATATGTTTTCGCCCATTCGGTTTGCGGCCAATATACACTTGTTTTCGATAACGGTAATTAGCATGTTCTAAGGCTGGCAAAACCGTTTGCTCAAAGACTTTTCCTGTACTAGTATCGCGAGCCATAAACTATTTCTCAATATTTTTTAAAGCCAACATTTCCATGGCCGGCGTGCGATCGCCGTTGCAGGAGATTCGTCTTGGTGCTTTTAGGGTCCGGGTTGTGAATCCCAAATTGCGATATAGCTCTATGATCCTTTCTGTAGCTTGGTTTGAAGCGACGACAGGCTGAGTTTGCTGTTGGAGCCATTTTGCGAGACGGACTTGATCTTCCCAGCTAAATCCACCTGCTGAATATTGTCGAAAGTCTACATCATAGGGCGGATCGGCGTAAATAAAACTTTGTTTGCCAATGGTGATTTTTTCAAAATCTCCCAGTGTGAATTGCCAGTGCTTGAAGGTGCATTGATAGTTAGTAAAATCTTGTCGATAGTTGATTTTTTTATAGCTTCCGAAGGGAACATTAAAGCCGCCTTTTTGATTAAAGCGACACAGACCATTAAATCCCGTACGATTTAAATAATAAAATAGTGCTGCTGCTTCTTTATTGCGCCATTTTTTTGTGGAAATTAGTTCGTTAAATCGGTCTCGGTTTTTATAGTAAATATCTTCATTATTGGCCATTTCTATTTTGCAAATTAATCCCTTTTTTAGCCAGCGGTAAAAGTTGATTAGATGGGGATTTACGTCATTGAGAATGGCTTTTTGGGGTGCTAATCCAAGGGCGATCGCCAACCCACCACAGAAGGGTTCAATCAGCTGATAATCATCCTTGTAGTCTTGCCAAATATCTTGCAGAATCGGCACAAGCCAACGCTTACCGCCAGCCCATTTGAGGGGAGGTTTTAAGTTTTCTGGATTGACCATTGCTCAGACAATTAAAGGCTCTTCATTATGACGCATTAAGTACAGTAGAACCAGCTTAAGCATGGTGCTAGTTGGGTGGCGAGGTGATCTGGCCTTGTTGAAATTTTCGAACGAATCGCTTGTTTATTCAGGCGTGTCTGAGGGAGGTGTTTCGGAGGAAGATTCTGAATTAACGCGCAGAGGCTCAGCGGGAATGTTGATCGTCGGTTGGGGTTGCGGTGGTGGTGCTGGTGTAATTGGGGTGATGGGCTGTGTTTCTATTGGAGTAGGCTTGGGAGCTGGCGCTGGGGCTGGCGTAGGGGCTGCTGGCTTGGGGGTTGCTGGCTGGGTGACGGGGATTTCGGTGGTTTGGCGATCGCCACTGCCATTGTTAGTACTATTTTGGGGAGTCGGTTTGGGTTGCGCTGGCGTAGGCGATGGGGGAGTGCTATTGCTAGGGGCTGGCTGCTGGAAGGCGGCACAAAATGATGGCTGATAACGGTAACTGACATTGACGAGATAGTTACGATTATTGCCGTCAAAACGGGCGTTGCGAATATCGTTGCTTGCCTGATTATCTAGAGCATTGGAGCCAGAACTACCATTCAAACTCCATTGACTGGGTACACCGCTGGGGGTGACGACAACGTTATAGCTGGCTGTGCCACTCGCTTGGGATGAACAAGCTCCCCTCGGATAATTCCCTGTAATTGAGCGGGTGACGGTGGCGGTATTGGCGGCGGTTTGGTCGGTATTTGCTGATGATTGGGAGCGGGGTAACAGGGCTGCCGGATTGCTGGGGCTACTGAGATCTCGGGGCTGGAGTAATTCTGCGCTAAAGCTAATGCTTGGATCTGTCGGTGAAGAATTTCTTGGGGAAAGGGCGATCGCCGCCTCCTCTTCTAGCTGCCGTTGCCGTTCTAACAGTGAAAGGGACGGTTGTGGCATGCCGGGATTAACAGAAAAAACCTGCTTGTTGCCATCGCCGGAAACAAAATTAGGCGTTGTTAGGGTTTCTTCCCCAAAAATTGTTGTATTTGCCGAATTGGGAACATTTGGGGGGGGCGGCAAAAAACCATTGATCACCGAGGGCGGCGGCGGCGCAAATCCAGAAAAAGTACTGTTAATCGGTGGTGGACTAATGGGCACAAAGGAAAAATTAGTTTGCCCAAAACTTGGTGCACCCGGGACAGGAAGATTATTTGTGCCTTGTGAAAATTCAAAACCACCTTCTAAACCAGTCGAATTACCGCGGGCATCGAACTGGGGCACAGCCGATAGGTCAATATTAAAATTCGGGTTATTTTCAAAGACCGATAGGTCAATGGGCGGCGCATTGGTCGGTAAGCGATTTTGCACATCGGCGGGCAGATCTACTAATCGCACGATTTCTTGGCGACCTTCTGAGGCGGTATCGTCTGCCTCTGACCAACTGGGTAGGGCGATCGCCGCAACGAGATGGAGCGCAACGGAACCGATAATGGCAATACCGTAGGGATGACGGGCATAATTTCCCATCACCTTCAGGCTCTGGGTAACTTTTGTCGTGGAATGGGAAAAAGATATATTCGTCATTAAAAAAATCCTACTATGGCACAGAAAATCATCAAGCAAATAGACCGAATGCCATAGGCACATGTTCGATTTTAGCGGATTGATTTTAAACTTTGGCAGAACCGTGATTCGTTACAATCAGGTCACATAAACTCTCAAGATTTCGCTAAAAAAAAGGCCGCCTATATGACCAACCGCTTGGCAGAAACCAAAAGTCTCTATCTCCGTAAACATGCTGAAAATCCCATTGATTGGTGGTATTGGTGTGATGAAGCCCTTGCCAAGGCGAAAGCTGAAAATAAGCCGGTTTTCCTCTCGATTGGTTATTCTTCCTGCCATTGGTGCACGGTGATGGAAGGGGAAGCTTTTTCAAATCAGGCGATCGCCGATTATCTCAATGCCAACTTTGTGCCGATCAAAGTGGACCGCGAAGAACGCCCGGATATTGACAGTATCTATATGCAGGCTTTGCAACTAATGACTGGCCAAGGCGGTTGGCCCTTAAATATTTTTCTGACACCCGATGATTTAGTCCCGTTTTATGGCGGTACTTATTTTCCCCTCAGTCCCCGCTACAATCGCCCTAGTTTTCTTGATGTATTGAGTGCCATTCGCCGTTTCTATGACGAAGAGCCAGAACGTCTGGAGGAAATTAAAGAAGAAATTTTTACGATTTTAGACCGCTCCGCGAAGTTGCCTCGTGTTGATCTCGCCCTTGACCAAAGCCTCCTCGAAAAGTGCATTGAGGCTTGCACCGGCATTGTTGGGCGCACTTCCCACGGCCCTAGTTTCCCCATGATTCCCTACGCGGCGATCGCCCTACTGGGTAGTCGTTTTACAGAAAATACAAAATATGACGGCAGCGCCATCACAAAAAAACGAGGCCTTGATCTTGCCCTCGGCGGCATCTACGACCATGTCGGCGGTGGATTTCATCGCTATACGGTCGATCCAAACTGGACAGTGCCCCACTTCGAGAAAATGCTCTACGACAATGGGCAAATTACCGAGTTTCTCGCCAATCTCTGGGCAAATGGGACAACAGAACCCGCCTTTAAAACCGCCCTTGAAGGAACCGTGGCTTGGCTCAGTCGGGAAATGACAGCCCCCGCTGGTTATTTTTATGCAGCGCAGGATGCAGATAGTTTCCTTGATGCTGGCCCTGGAGAGCCGGAGGAAGGAGCCTTTTATGTGTGGAATTTTGATGAATTACAAACACAGTTATCGGCAGCAGCCTTTCAAGAATTACAAACTCATTTTTTCATTGAACCAGACGGTAATTTTGAGGGGAAAATCGTTCTAAAACGTCGCGCTTCTACTGAAATTTCTGACCATTTGCAGGCCGCCCTCGACCAACTTTTTACGGAACGATATGGCGGCGATCGCCGATCCCTTGAAACCTTCCCACCAGCCCGCGATAACGACGAAGCGAAACATACCGATTGGCCGGGCAGAATTCCGGCAGTGACCGACATGAAACTCATCGTGGCGTGGAATGCCTTGATGATTTCTGGTTTAGCGAGAATTTATGGTGTCTTAGGGTTAGAAAAAGCTTGGGATTTGGCGGTAAACTGCACTAATTTCATCCTGAAAACCCAGTGGCAAGAGGGACAGCTTTATCGTTTAAATTTTGGCGGAGAACCCGACGGCATTGCCCAATCAGAAGACTATGCATTTTTGATTAAGGCGCTGCTAGATTTACAGGCAAATAATCCAACTGAAACCCACTGGCTCCATCAGGCGATCGCCCTCCAGTCAGAGTTTGATGCCAAGCTCTGGTCAGTAGAAACGAAGGGCTACTTCAACAATACCGAAGCCACAGAACTGCTCGTACAAGAACGGAGCTATCAAGATAATGCAACCCCCTCAGCCAATGGTGTTGCTGTTATGAATTTAATGCGTCTGTTTCTCCTCACCGCAGACCTTGCCTACCTCGACAAAGCAGAGCAAACTTTACAAGCCTTTACCACCGTATTCGATAAATCCCCCCAGCAAGCTCCCTCCCTGATCGCCGCTCTAGATTGGTTCCGCCACTGCACCCTGGTCAAAAGCGATGGCGATCGCCTGAAGGCCCTGACCCAAACCTATCTCCAAACAACCGTACTGAAACCCACTGCCGAACTCCCCA
The nucleotide sequence above comes from [Limnothrix rosea] IAM M-220. Encoded proteins:
- a CDS encoding Uma2 family endonuclease, whose protein sequence is MVQLQSNSYTAPTRQPPKVEWIRLPEDYPIPDDPVESILQPFLAAALTESLDLAGLVQPEIMIASNMAIAVRIDGKTVLKAPDWFFVSQAAPLPDMEIRRRYTPHRDGKVPEIVMEFLSEEDTAEYSIRPAFPYGKMWFYERILQAPIYVIFDPATANLEVRQLNTEGIYEKQEPNQAGRYFLEPLNLELGIWQGKRLEQEAFWLRWWQPDGELLLWGAEKIALEQQRLEQERQRADQAEDKLIKLKRFLTEQGLEIPE
- a CDS encoding leucyl aminopeptidase gives rise to the protein MKIQGIAQAAADWSGDAIALGFFSSEEVISLPESLGALDRKLSGAVAEILAETEFKGKSGSTSLNRIGGSAAIKKVLLVGLGDEDKWDSKAVRSTAAAIAHAVKSDKKIATLAVNLPVSEDAATTAQMITEGITLGLYTDNRYKSGDDIEEPALETVDILEIGDQSAAIALGTTLCEGTIHARELVNSPANVINPVTLVASVKELADEYGLELTVLGQAECEAQNMGAYLGVAEATDHPPQFIHLVYKPEGTPRKKVAIVGKGLTFDSGGYNIKPSGPSIAMMKMDMGGAAATFGAAKAIAALKPDVEVHFISAATENMISGSGLRPGDILTASNGKTIEVNNTDAEGRLTLADALVYAEKLDVEAIVDIATLTGACVIALGDDICGLWGDDELADAITAASDKAGEKFWKMPLESAYFESLKSPIADMKNTGARAGGSISAALFLKEFINDTPWVHLDIAGPAWSEKEADIYSKGGTGFPVRTLVHWVLS
- a CDS encoding PD-(D/E)XK nuclease superfamily protein, with amino-acid sequence MARDTSTGKVFEQTVLPALEHANYRYRKQVYIGRKPNGRKHIVDLVIYKGDRSKILVSKKWQQANGTAEEKIPFEVIMLARACKQYGYQSAYLVLGGTEDNHRLGTTGWTLREWYLSGELSRWITDENLVKIVGFENFLACINRHNI
- a CDS encoding DNA adenine methylase — protein: MVNPENLKPPLKWAGGKRWLVPILQDIWQDYKDDYQLIEPFCGGLAIALGLAPQKAILNDVNPHLINFYRWLKKGLICKIEMANNEDIYYKNRDRFNELISTKKWRNKEAAALFYYLNRTGFNGLCRFNQKGGFNVPFGSYKKINYRQDFTNYQCTFKHWQFTLGDFEKITIGKQSFIYADPPYDVDFRQYSAGGFSWEDQVRLAKWLQQQTQPVVASNQATERIIELYRNLGFTTRTLKAPRRISCNGDRTPAMEMLALKNIEK
- a CDS encoding TonB family protein, whose protein sequence is MTNISFSHSTTKVTQSLKVMGNYARHPYGIAIIGSVALHLVAAIALPSWSEADDTASEGRQEIVRLVDLPADVQNRLPTNAPPIDLSVFENNPNFNIDLSAVPQFDARGNSTGLEGGFEFSQGTNNLPVPGAPSFGQTNFSFVPISPPPINSTFSGFAPPPPSVINGFLPPPPNVPNSANTTIFGEETLTTPNFVSGDGNKQVFSVNPGMPQPSLSLLERQRQLEEEAAIALSPRNSSPTDPSISFSAELLQPRDLSSPSNPAALLPRSQSSANTDQTAANTATVTRSITGNYPRGACSSQASGTASYNVVVTPSGVPSQWSLNGSSGSNALDNQASNDIRNARFDGNNRNYLVNVSYRYQPSFCAAFQQPAPSNSTPPSPTPAQPKPTPQNSTNNGSGDRQTTEIPVTQPATPKPAAPTPAPAPAPKPTPIETQPITPITPAPPPQPQPTINIPAEPLRVNSESSSETPPSDTPE
- a CDS encoding thioredoxin domain-containing protein; this translates as MTNRLAETKSLYLRKHAENPIDWWYWCDEALAKAKAENKPVFLSIGYSSCHWCTVMEGEAFSNQAIADYLNANFVPIKVDREERPDIDSIYMQALQLMTGQGGWPLNIFLTPDDLVPFYGGTYFPLSPRYNRPSFLDVLSAIRRFYDEEPERLEEIKEEIFTILDRSAKLPRVDLALDQSLLEKCIEACTGIVGRTSHGPSFPMIPYAAIALLGSRFTENTKYDGSAITKKRGLDLALGGIYDHVGGGFHRYTVDPNWTVPHFEKMLYDNGQITEFLANLWANGTTEPAFKTALEGTVAWLSREMTAPAGYFYAAQDADSFLDAGPGEPEEGAFYVWNFDELQTQLSAAAFQELQTHFFIEPDGNFEGKIVLKRRASTEISDHLQAALDQLFTERYGGDRRSLETFPPARDNDEAKHTDWPGRIPAVTDMKLIVAWNALMISGLARIYGVLGLEKAWDLAVNCTNFILKTQWQEGQLYRLNFGGEPDGIAQSEDYAFLIKALLDLQANNPTETHWLHQAIALQSEFDAKLWSVETKGYFNNTEATELLVQERSYQDNATPSANGVAVMNLMRLFLLTADLAYLDKAEQTLQAFTTVFDKSPQQAPSLIAALDWFRHCTLVKSDGDRLKALTQTYLQTTVLKPTAELPKDSIALVCQGLHCLAPSQTDEQLHHAITASMMRT